The genomic DNA aatgtcttttaaaagatTAAAGATTAAAATGTAACTccaattaaaatttataaatttctTTTGGATTTTAGTGAAATGGTGAATGTGGACGGATTTGCTATTGTTGTTCATAATATTGAAATTTGGCTAAATTTATACACGCGAGTATCTACAGCAGATTGAATATGGGAAAATGTGGGTAGAATAAAAATCTCTCTTTTTTTTATATCTATTAATTAATTCTATAAAGTTAAAATCCAAGTAAATCTGAATATATTTTCCAAAAAAAGCCAAACTTCCGCCTTTATATACAGAGCATGCCAAAGACTAAAGAGCAGAGGTGCAATGGAGAGTAAAcatttcttgcttatttctctAGCAGCTCAGAGCCACATCAACCCTACTCTACAGCTCGCCAAGATCCTGGTGCGCCATGGTGCTAAAGTCACTTTTGCCACCACTTCCTCCGGTCTCAGTCGTCTCAACAACCTTCCTACACTTCCTGGCTTATCCTACGCCTCTTTCTCTGATAATAAATCTCAAGACCCCACTAAAAAGGTAGATGCCGACAACTACTTCATTACCTTAAGGCGCGTGGGCCCGCAAAATGTCACGGAACTTCTCCACCAGCTATCTGATGACGGTTCTCCGGTGACTTTTATAGTGTACACAGTGCTGTTACCATGGGTTGCAGAGGTGGCGCGTGAAATGGACATCCCTTCCGCTTTTCTTTTTATTCAGTGTGCTATTGCATTCACAATCTTCCATCGCTTCTTCAATAGCCATGATGGTCTCCATGCAGATAATGATGATTTTGGACTTGATGCTTCGATAAAATTACCAAAATTGTCCTTGTTCACCAGCCATGACATTCCTTCTTTCCTTGTACCTGGCAATGACATGCATGCCTCCCTGGCCCCTCTATTCAGAGAGCACATACAGACTCTAGAAAAAGATCCTAATCCATGTGTCCTCATCAACACTTTCGATGCACTAGAAAATGATTTTATACATTCCTTTCCTAGTAGTATCAAATTCTTCCCAATAGGACCCTTGCTTCCATCTGCAATTTCAGATAAACATGACTCCAATGACAAGTCATTTGGTGGCCACATGTTTCAGTCCCCTAAACAGGATTATCTAAGCTGGCTCGACTCCAAACCAGACAGGTCGGTGATTTATGTGTCATTTGGAAGCTTAGTGGTGTTAAAAGAGACCCAAAAAGAAGAGATTTTGCAAGGTTTAAAGGAAACTGGGAGGCCTTTTTTGTGGGTTATACGTGAGATTAAGGATGAAGAACTAAGTTGTGTAAGAGAGAAGAGTTGTATTAGTGAAGAAATGGCAATGATAGTACCATGGTGTTCACAAGTGGAGGTCCTTAGCCACCGTGCCACGGGATGTTTCGTGACACACTGTGGGTGGAATTCGACACTGGAGAGCATCACCAGTGGCGTGCCTATGGTGGGGTGTCCAAGCTTCTCAGAGCAGAAGACAAATGTGAAGATTATAGATGAGTTATGGAGGAATGGAGTAAGGGTAAAAGAGAATGAACAAGGAGCGTTTGTGAGGGAGGAGATCAGGAGGTGTGTGGATATTGTGATGGGAGAAGAAGAGCAAGGAAATGAAATAAAAGGCAATGCTAACAAGTGGAAAAGTTTGGCAATTGAAGCTTTGAAGGAGGGTGGTTCTTCACATAACAATCTTTTAGATTTTCTACAAATGTAAGCACCAGTAGTGATTATTTTACAAGCAGGAAGAtgatatatatatgatatatatatatatatatatctacaaAGAAGATATATTACTACCAAAATgatctcaaaatttccaaagacGCTCTCTTACTCATCCAGTGCTCaatttcttatttttatttttctgtttttttttgtAATTTGATCAAATGCATTTTGCATTAGTCCCTTAGTCTTTGTTACATAGTCAAACTAGAGCCGAGTTTTGATAGAATCGAGCCGCGCTTTAATTTCTTTTCTGACGAACCGAGCGAACCGAGGTTTCTTAATGTACAGAAAACCGTGTTTGAACTCGATCTTGTTAacgaacgagccgaacacgagtttTTATCGAACAAAATTGAGTCGAGTCGAACCGAGCCAAACACAAGCTTTCTCCATCAAAACGAGCTGAGCCGAGATGagttgaaaaaaaaaattcaggtcaaatcactggttgactgttaaaataactgttgagtggcatttatgacactttataacgctccattaagttttgaattggtgtatttgtactcaagttgttggtgttttaatgtgttttctagttttttgcatttcaggcattaatctgggattcaggtgaattagcattgatttgatgctaatatggtgttaggatggtgtccaaggaataaaggctcgtgaagTCCAACTCgttgcagcaagaaaagaaggcaattccagtttttccagaagaccggcgcgcccgcgccagagaaacagaatgtcagcgcgcccgcgctggtgatCCAGTTTCCTGTTTCAATTAGAAGACTGTTTTTCTGGGCTTTTGGATTAATTGGGGTGCTATTTAAAGACAATAAAAAAGACGCTTTTTTATaacggagcttaaggagaagacgacaagaagacctatagcacaattcaacgaaggcgaagaagatctagtttattcttatgaatctttgttctaagttgtaatcttggatgctcgtttcttgttttgttgaacctaatactctggattacgtactttgtttattattttttataaagactacgtttattataccatgctttcatcggaacccacgttgatgatgagtctgattatgggctaatcattatcgtggggttctagcggatttatttatggatttctttagttgatttgtttcgatgccttagtg from Apium graveolens cultivar Ventura chromosome 5, ASM990537v1, whole genome shotgun sequence includes the following:
- the LOC141661564 gene encoding phloretin 4'-O-glucosyltransferase-like, with the protein product MESKHFLLISLAAQSHINPTLQLAKILVRHGAKVTFATTSSGLSRLNNLPTLPGLSYASFSDNKSQDPTKKVDADNYFITLRRVGPQNVTELLHQLSDDGSPVTFIVYTVLLPWVAEVAREMDIPSAFLFIQCAIAFTIFHRFFNSHDGLHADNDDFGLDASIKLPKLSLFTSHDIPSFLVPGNDMHASLAPLFREHIQTLEKDPNPCVLINTFDALENDFIHSFPSSIKFFPIGPLLPSAISDKHDSNDKSFGGHMFQSPKQDYLSWLDSKPDRSVIYVSFGSLVVLKETQKEEILQGLKETGRPFLWVIREIKDEELSCVREKSCISEEMAMIVPWCSQVEVLSHRATGCFVTHCGWNSTLESITSGVPMVGCPSFSEQKTNVKIIDELWRNGVRVKENEQGAFVREEIRRCVDIVMGEEEQGNEIKGNANKWKSLAIEALKEGGSSHNNLLDFLQM